A genome region from Stenotrophomonas maltophilia includes the following:
- the parE gene encoding DNA topoisomerase IV subunit B, producing the protein MNARYNAADIEVLSGLDPVKRRPGMYTDTARPNHLAQEVIDNSVDEALAGHARSIEITLYKDGSVEVSDDGRGMPVDIHPEEKIPGVELILTRLHAGGKFSNNNYTFSGGLHGVGVSVVNALSTLVEVHIKREGAEHRITFRNGDRATPLEVVGTVGKKNTGTRVRFWPDPKYFDTPKFAVRALKHLLRAKAVLCPGLTVKLTDEATGEVDTWYYEDGLRDYLKLELGERESLPADLFVGNLKKDTEVVDWAVAWLPEGELVQESYVNLIPTAQHGTHVNGLRTGLTEALREFCDFRNLLPRGVKLAPEDVWDRVSFVLSLKMTDPQFSGQTKERLSSRQAAGFVEGAAHDAFSLLLNQNVELGEKIAQIAIERASARLKTEKLVVRKKVTQGPALPGKLADCISQDLSRTELFLVEGDSAGGSAKQARDKDFQAIMPLRGKILNTWEVSSNSVLASEEVHNLAIAIGCDPGKDDISGLRYGKVIILADADSDGLHIATLLTALFLKHFPALVDAGHVFVAMPPLFRIDVGKQVFYALDEEEKRSMLDKIEREKIKGAINVTRFKGLGEMNPPQLRESTIHPDTRRLVQLTVDDREQTSSLMDMLLAKKRASDRKGWLESKGDLASLEV; encoded by the coding sequence ATGAACGCCCGCTATAACGCCGCCGATATTGAAGTCCTGTCCGGCCTTGACCCGGTCAAGCGCCGTCCCGGCATGTATACCGACACCGCGCGCCCGAACCACCTGGCGCAGGAAGTGATCGACAACTCGGTGGACGAGGCCCTCGCCGGCCACGCCCGCTCGATCGAGATCACCCTGTACAAGGACGGCAGCGTGGAGGTCAGCGATGACGGCCGCGGCATGCCGGTGGACATCCATCCGGAAGAGAAGATCCCGGGCGTCGAGCTGATCCTCACCCGCCTGCATGCGGGCGGCAAGTTCAGCAACAACAACTACACCTTCTCCGGCGGCCTGCACGGCGTCGGCGTCAGCGTGGTCAACGCGCTGTCGACCCTGGTGGAAGTGCACATCAAGCGCGAAGGCGCCGAACACCGCATCACCTTCCGCAACGGCGACCGCGCCACCCCGCTGGAAGTGGTCGGCACTGTCGGCAAGAAGAACACCGGTACCCGCGTGCGCTTCTGGCCGGACCCGAAGTACTTCGATACGCCGAAGTTCGCGGTGCGCGCGCTCAAGCACCTGCTGCGCGCCAAGGCCGTGCTGTGCCCGGGCCTGACCGTCAAGCTGACCGACGAGGCCACCGGCGAAGTCGACACCTGGTACTACGAAGACGGCCTGCGCGATTACCTGAAGCTGGAACTGGGCGAGCGCGAATCGCTGCCGGCCGACCTGTTCGTCGGCAACCTGAAGAAGGACACCGAGGTGGTGGACTGGGCCGTGGCCTGGCTGCCGGAAGGTGAACTGGTGCAGGAAAGCTACGTCAACCTGATTCCCACCGCCCAGCATGGCACCCACGTCAACGGCCTGCGTACCGGGCTGACCGAGGCGCTGCGCGAGTTCTGCGACTTCCGCAACCTGCTGCCGCGTGGCGTCAAGCTGGCCCCGGAAGACGTGTGGGACCGCGTGTCGTTCGTGCTGTCGCTGAAGATGACCGACCCGCAGTTCAGCGGCCAGACCAAGGAACGCCTGTCCTCGCGCCAGGCAGCCGGTTTCGTTGAAGGCGCCGCCCACGATGCCTTCAGCCTGCTGTTGAACCAGAACGTGGAGCTGGGCGAGAAGATCGCGCAGATCGCCATCGAGCGTGCCAGCGCACGCCTGAAGACCGAGAAGCTGGTCGTCCGCAAGAAGGTCACCCAGGGCCCGGCCCTGCCCGGCAAGCTGGCCGACTGCATCAGCCAGGACCTGTCGCGCACCGAGCTGTTCCTGGTGGAAGGTGACTCGGCAGGCGGCAGCGCCAAGCAGGCCCGCGACAAGGACTTCCAGGCCATCATGCCGTTGCGCGGCAAGATCCTGAACACCTGGGAAGTCTCGTCCAACAGCGTGCTGGCCTCGGAAGAAGTACACAACCTGGCCATCGCCATCGGCTGCGACCCGGGCAAGGATGACATCAGCGGCCTGCGCTACGGCAAGGTCATCATCCTGGCCGACGCGGACTCCGACGGCCTGCACATCGCAACGCTGCTGACCGCACTGTTCCTGAAGCACTTCCCGGCGCTGGTCGATGCCGGCCACGTGTTCGTGGCGATGCCGCCGCTGTTCCGCATCGACGTGGGCAAGCAGGTGTTCTACGCCCTGGACGAAGAGGAAAAGCGCTCGATGCTGGACAAGATCGAACGCGAGAAGATCAAGGGCGCCATCAACGTGACCCGCTTCAAGGGCCTGGGCGAGATGAACCCGCCGCAGCTGCGTGAATCCACCATCCACCCGGATACGCGCCGGCTGGTGCAGCTGACCGTGGACGATCGCGAACAGACAAGTTCGCTGATGGACATGCTGCTGGCCAAGAAGCGCGCCTCCGACCGCAAGGGCTGGCTGGAGTCGAAGGGCGACCTGGCCTCGCTGGAAGTCTGA
- a CDS encoding CTP synthase has translation MTPLIFVTGGVVSSLGKGIAAASLAAILEARGLKVTMMKLDPYINVDPGTMSPFQHGEVYVTDDGAETDLDLGHYERFVRTRLSRKNSVTTGRIYENVIRKERRGDYLGATVQVIPHITDEIRRCIDEATEGYDVALVEIGGTVGDIESLPFLEAIRQVRTERGPEKALFMHLTLVPYIGAAGELKTKPTQHSVKELRSIGIQPDVLLCRSEQAVPDSERRKIAQFTNVSERAVISVPDVDVLYRIPSGLHAQGLDEIVVNQLKLADKAGPVDLSMWEDAVDATLHPLDEVTIAVVGKYVDHQDAYKSVGEALKHGGLRQRTKVNLKWLEAQDLEGTDMAALADVDGILVPGGFGDRGFEGKVLTSKFAREQQVPYFGICYGMQAAVVDYARNVVGLEGANSTENDRQSPNPVIGLITEWRTATGDVEKRDDKSDLGGTMRLGLQEQRLKPGTLARELYGKDVVAERHRHRYEFNNRYRTQLEDAGLVIAGKSMDDTLVEVVELPRDAHPWFLACQAHPEFLSTPRDGHPLFIGFIRAARERKAGGKLLSEARA, from the coding sequence ATGACTCCCTTGATTTTCGTAACCGGCGGCGTGGTGTCCTCGCTCGGCAAAGGCATTGCCGCTGCGTCACTGGCCGCCATTCTCGAAGCCCGTGGCCTGAAGGTCACGATGATGAAGCTCGACCCGTACATCAACGTCGACCCGGGCACCATGAGCCCGTTCCAGCACGGTGAGGTCTACGTCACCGACGACGGCGCCGAGACCGACCTCGACCTGGGCCACTACGAGCGCTTCGTGCGCACCCGCCTGAGCCGCAAGAACTCGGTCACCACCGGCCGCATCTACGAGAACGTGATCCGCAAGGAGCGCCGCGGCGACTACCTGGGCGCGACCGTGCAGGTCATTCCGCACATCACCGACGAGATCCGCCGCTGCATCGATGAAGCCACCGAAGGCTACGACGTGGCCCTGGTCGAGATCGGCGGTACTGTCGGCGACATCGAGTCGCTGCCGTTCCTGGAAGCGATCCGCCAGGTGCGCACCGAGCGTGGCCCGGAGAAGGCGCTGTTCATGCACCTCACCCTGGTGCCGTACATTGGCGCCGCCGGTGAGCTGAAGACCAAGCCGACCCAGCATTCGGTGAAGGAGCTGCGCTCGATCGGCATCCAGCCGGACGTGCTGCTGTGCCGCTCCGAGCAGGCGGTGCCGGATTCTGAGCGACGCAAGATCGCCCAGTTCACCAACGTTTCCGAGCGTGCCGTCATCAGCGTGCCGGACGTGGACGTGCTGTACCGCATTCCGTCGGGCCTGCATGCGCAGGGCCTGGACGAGATCGTGGTCAACCAGCTGAAGCTGGCTGACAAGGCCGGTCCGGTCGACCTGTCGATGTGGGAAGACGCGGTCGATGCGACCCTGCACCCGCTGGACGAAGTGACCATCGCCGTGGTCGGCAAGTACGTCGACCACCAGGACGCCTACAAGTCGGTCGGCGAAGCCCTCAAGCACGGCGGCCTGCGCCAGCGCACCAAGGTCAACCTGAAGTGGCTGGAAGCGCAGGATCTGGAAGGCACCGACATGGCCGCACTGGCCGATGTCGACGGCATCCTGGTGCCGGGTGGCTTCGGTGACCGCGGCTTTGAAGGCAAGGTGCTGACCTCGAAGTTCGCCCGCGAGCAGCAGGTGCCGTACTTCGGCATCTGCTACGGCATGCAGGCGGCGGTGGTGGACTACGCCCGCAACGTGGTCGGCCTGGAAGGCGCCAACAGCACCGAGAACGATCGCCAGTCGCCGAACCCGGTGATCGGCCTGATCACCGAGTGGCGCACCGCCACCGGCGATGTCGAGAAGCGCGACGACAAGAGCGACCTTGGCGGCACCATGCGCCTGGGCCTGCAGGAACAGCGCTTGAAGCCGGGCACGCTGGCCCGCGAGCTGTACGGCAAGGACGTGGTCGCCGAGCGCCATCGCCACCGTTACGAGTTCAACAACCGCTACCGCACCCAGCTGGAAGATGCCGGCCTGGTGATCGCCGGCAAGTCGATGGATGACACCCTGGTGGAAGTGGTCGAGCTGCCGCGCGATGCGCACCCGTGGTTCCTGGCCTGCCAGGCGCACCCGGAATTCCTGTCCACGCCGCGTGACGGCCACCCGCTGTTCATCGGTTTCATCCGTGCCGCGCGCGAGCGCAAGGCCGGTGGCAAGCTGCTTTCCGAAGCGCGTGCCTGA
- the kdsA gene encoding 3-deoxy-8-phosphooctulonate synthase: MKLCGFEVGLDQPLFLIAGPCVIESMQLQLDTAGKLKEVTDKLGVSFIFKSSFDKANRTSGTAFRGPGMEEGLKVLAEVKKQIGVPVLTDVHEYTPMDEVASVVDVLQTPAFLVRQTDFIRKVCSAGKPVNIKKGQFLAPWDMKPVVEKAKATGNEQIMVCERGASFGYNNLVSDMRSLAVMRDTGCPVVFDATHSVQLPGGQGTSSGGQREHVPVLARAAVAVGISGLFAETHPDPSKALSDGPNAWPLDQMEALLETLMELDAVTKKHGFSRFA; this comes from the coding sequence ATGAAACTGTGTGGATTCGAGGTCGGGCTGGACCAGCCCCTGTTCCTGATCGCTGGCCCCTGCGTGATCGAGTCGATGCAGCTGCAGCTCGATACCGCCGGCAAGCTGAAGGAGGTCACCGACAAGCTCGGCGTCAGCTTCATCTTCAAGTCCAGCTTCGACAAGGCCAACCGCACCTCGGGCACCGCCTTCCGCGGCCCGGGCATGGAAGAGGGCCTGAAGGTCCTGGCCGAGGTCAAGAAGCAGATCGGCGTGCCGGTGCTGACCGACGTCCACGAATACACCCCGATGGACGAAGTGGCCTCGGTGGTGGATGTGCTGCAGACCCCCGCGTTCCTGGTCCGCCAGACCGACTTCATCCGCAAGGTGTGCTCGGCCGGCAAGCCGGTCAACATCAAGAAGGGCCAGTTCCTGGCGCCGTGGGACATGAAGCCGGTCGTTGAGAAGGCCAAGGCCACCGGCAATGAGCAGATCATGGTCTGCGAGCGGGGTGCCAGCTTTGGCTACAACAACCTGGTCAGCGACATGCGTTCGTTGGCGGTGATGCGCGATACCGGTTGCCCGGTGGTGTTCGACGCCACCCATTCGGTGCAGCTGCCGGGCGGGCAGGGCACCAGTTCCGGCGGCCAGCGCGAGCACGTGCCGGTGCTGGCCCGTGCCGCCGTGGCGGTGGGCATCTCCGGCCTGTTCGCCGAGACCCATCCGGATCCGTCCAAGGCACTGTCCGATGGCCCCAATGCGTGGCCGCTGGACCAGATGGAAGCGCTGCTCGAGACCCTGATGGAACTCGATGCGGTGACCAAGAAGCACGGCTTCTCGCGCTTCGCGTGA
- the eno gene encoding phosphopyruvate hydratase — protein sequence MSTIRSIHAREILDSRGNPTLEAEVILEDGSFGRAAVPSGASTGTKEAVELRDGDKTRYLGKGVRKAVDNVNTTIAAALKGFEATDQAGLDRRLIDLDGTENKGRLGANALLGVSMAAAHAAAASSKQALWQYLAAKTGVTPSLPVPMMNIINGGAHADNNVDFQEFMVLPVGFTSFSEALRAGTEIFHSLKSVLKGHGLSTAVGDEGGFAPDFRSNVEALDTILEAIGKAGYTAGEDVLLGLDVASSEFFENGKYNLVGENKRLTSEQFVDFLADWAAQYPIITIEDGLAENDWGGWKLLTDRIGKKVQLVGDDLFVTNPKIFQEGIDSGTANAILIKVNQIGTLSETLEAIAMADRAGYAAVVSHRSGETEDTTIADIAVATTATQIKTGSLCRSDRVAKYNQLLRIEEALGAGARYAGRDAFVSLKR from the coding sequence ATGAGTACGATCCGCAGCATCCACGCCCGTGAAATCCTCGACAGCCGTGGCAACCCCACGCTGGAAGCCGAAGTCATCCTGGAGGACGGTTCGTTCGGTCGTGCCGCGGTTCCCTCCGGCGCCTCGACCGGCACCAAGGAAGCGGTCGAGCTGCGTGACGGCGACAAGACCCGTTACCTGGGCAAGGGCGTGCGCAAGGCCGTCGACAACGTCAACACCACCATTGCCGCCGCGCTGAAGGGCTTCGAGGCCACCGACCAGGCCGGCCTCGACCGTCGCCTGATCGACCTCGACGGCACCGAGAACAAGGGCCGCCTGGGCGCCAACGCACTGCTGGGTGTTTCGATGGCCGCCGCGCATGCCGCCGCCGCATCGAGCAAGCAGGCACTGTGGCAGTACCTGGCCGCCAAGACCGGCGTGACCCCGTCGCTGCCGGTGCCGATGATGAACATCATCAACGGCGGTGCGCATGCCGACAACAACGTCGACTTCCAGGAGTTCATGGTGCTGCCGGTCGGCTTCACCTCGTTCTCCGAAGCGCTGCGCGCCGGTACCGAAATCTTCCATTCGCTGAAGTCGGTGCTGAAGGGCCACGGCCTGAGCACGGCGGTCGGCGACGAAGGCGGCTTCGCGCCGGACTTCCGCAGCAACGTCGAAGCGCTGGACACCATCCTCGAAGCGATCGGCAAGGCCGGCTACACCGCGGGTGAAGACGTGCTGCTGGGCCTGGACGTGGCGTCCAGCGAGTTCTTCGAGAACGGCAAGTACAACCTGGTCGGCGAGAACAAGCGCCTGACCTCCGAGCAGTTCGTCGACTTCCTCGCCGACTGGGCCGCGCAGTACCCGATCATCACGATCGAAGACGGTCTGGCCGAGAACGACTGGGGCGGCTGGAAGCTGCTGACCGACCGCATCGGCAAGAAGGTGCAGCTGGTCGGTGACGACCTGTTCGTGACCAACCCGAAGATCTTCCAGGAAGGCATCGACTCGGGCACCGCCAACGCGATCCTGATCAAGGTCAACCAGATCGGCACCCTGAGCGAAACCCTGGAAGCGATCGCCATGGCCGACCGCGCCGGCTATGCTGCCGTGGTCTCGCACCGTTCGGGCGAAACCGAAGACACCACCATCGCCGACATCGCCGTGGCCACCACCGCCACCCAGATCAAGACCGGCTCGCTGTGCCGCAGCGATCGCGTGGCCAAGTACAACCAGCTGCTGCGCATCGAGGAAGCCCTCGGTGCTGGCGCGCGTTACGCCGGTCGTGACGCGTTCGTTTCGCTGAAGCGCTGA